In Meleagris gallopavo isolate NT-WF06-2002-E0010 breed Aviagen turkey brand Nicholas breeding stock chromosome 2, Turkey_5.1, whole genome shotgun sequence, the following are encoded in one genomic region:
- the LOC109366306 gene encoding uncharacterized protein LOC109366306, with translation MADFWGISFFLSLEDDDIFYPILGIMLIISLFVCIMALGKWKCGRTRRYSCSGNTENRRAADLHSASQSSRTHSSLILEREDTQERLWKLERRLEEFHRYLEMSVMEALEDTNDPLTSDKAVDTRLTPEMSLSSRSDNSLTSIMAAEKWCSSNMAEGARSPSKASLSSRSDKSLTPVKAVGAGCSSRDSLSSWSDSSLAAFVAIEPDCSLRASLPPSRKSSCTSSKADEGSCISQLTLSTPLHGSDSSHAALLDLMLSDALEPQEVQETLDCVVPEGKPEEEAGLAIHGEGTLQEKSAPQMPQQLSEPHVEVEPRVWKPLFLDEAVKRQLERHMIKIQIQRCFGLPEKVLASYKKASETIPELQDFLPPPQWHTALPYHSPFHCWDRQVRTRKMAVRPCRPQQKSTAPVKTSTRGTQTPVCSVPAAFMTVAKEVPREDLERSQQKRICRGTARSSSSARKKTQPGSCTKEQGPLAQGGDPGPSFSIQEEQTVPQSKGAPQEKEEQDNENATMPSGGNMGIQELSQGRTAPSGNNSPQIEDIFSKDTPRAVPQPLNPAETSQEERPSLEEIFKALIDFYRVSTMTENQQNQLLASWLEQSGDDVGHSRSEPAAESPTATLYRAENEMQKRKGLEQYGVRARRLCPKCSKATCVDGSEDTWTSASVATAAPGTGGDEAVGKKHLSGEGAKREQGQNQIADAAQQPEGRRVYRYLITISTVKHRTLLFQQAPTRTPLSQTQWLPKCESETDRSPAPSLPSCCYGCLTPILLSLQRAWAKLLSAGKALCSKIRKK, from the exons ATGGCTGATTTCTGGGGAATTAGCTTTTTCCTCAGCCTGGAGGATGACGATATCTTCTATCCCATCCTTGGGATCATGCTGATCATATCATTATTTGTATGCATTATGGCCTTGGGGAAGTGGAAG TGTGGGAGGACAAGGAGGTACAGCTGCAGTGGCAACACAGAGAATCGCAGAG ctgcagacctCCACAGTGCTTCACAGTCCTCAAGGACACA CAGTTCCCTGATATTGGAGAGGGAAGATACACAAGAAAGACTCTGGAAGCTGGAAAGGAGACTTGAGGAATTTCACAGATACTTGGAAAT GTCAGTGATGGAGGCGTTAGAGGACACCAATGACCCACTCACTTCCGATAAAGCAGTGGATACCAGATTAACACCAGAGATGTCTCTGTCCTCTCGGAGTGACAACTCCCTCACTTCCATCATGGCGGCGGAAAAGTGGTGCTCTTCCAACATGGCAGAGGGAGCCCGCAGTCCCTCAAAGGCCTCCCTGTCCTCTAGGAGCGATAAGTCCCTCACTCCCGTCAAGGCAGTGGGAGCTGGGTGCTCTTCAAGGGACTCTCTGTCCTCCTGGAGTGACAGCTCCCTTGCTGCCTTTGTGGCAATAGAACCTGACTGCTCTTTGAGAGCCTCTCTGCCCCCTTCCAGGAAAAGCTCCTGCACTTCTTCCAAAGCAGATGAAGGCAGCTGCATTTCACAGCTGACCCTCAGCACTCCTCTGCATGGATCAGATTCGAGTCATGCTGCCCTGCTTGACCTCATGCTTTCTGATGCTCTTGAGCCTCAAGAAGTCCAGGAGACCTTGGACTGTGTTGTCCCAGAAGGGAAACCAGAGGAGGAAGCGGGCCTGGCAATACATGGAGAAGGGACTTTGCAGGAAAAGTCTGCTCCTCAGATGCCTCAGCAACTATCAGAGCCCCATGTGGAGGTGGAGCCCAGGGTGTGGAAGCCGTTGTTCCTGGATGAGGCTGTGAAAAGGCAGCTGGAGAGGCACATGATAAAAATACAGATACAGCGGTGCTTTGGGCTACCAGAGAAGGTTCTGGCCTCCTACAAGAAGGCCTCAGAGACCATCCCGGAGCTACAAgacttccttcctcctccacagTGGCACACTGCACTGCCCTACCACTCGCCCTTCCATTGCTGGGACAGGCAAGTTCGCACCAGGAAGATGGCAGTGCGGCCCTGTAGGCCACAGCAAAAGTCCACAGCCCCTGTGAAAACAAGCACGCGAGGAACACAGACACctgtctgctctgtgccagcagctTTCATGACAGTGGCAAAAGAGGTGCCTCGTGAAGATCTGGAGAGATCCCAGCAGAAAAGGATATGTAGGGGAACAGCAAGAAGTAGCAGCTCAGCCAGGAAGAAGACCCAGCCCGGCAGTTGCACAAAGGAGCAGGGCCCTTTGGCACAAGGGGGTGATCCCGGTCCCTCCTTTTCCATCCAGGAAGAGCAGACAGTGCCACAGAGCAAGGGAGCTCctcaggaaaaggaagagcaggaCAATGAGAACGCCACCATGCCCAGCGGGGGCAACATGGGGATCCAGGAGCTGTCACAAGGCAGGACAGCTCCTTCAGGAAATAATTCCCCACAGatagaagacattttcagtAAGGACACTCCCAGAGCTGTGCCACAACCTCTGAACCCTGCAGAGACCAGCCAGGAAGAAAGACCCAGCCTGGAAGAGATATTCAAAGCACTTATAGACTTCTACAGGGTCAGCACAATGACTGAAAACCAGCAGAACCAGCTGCTGGCTTCCTGGCTGGAGCAGTCCGGGGACGATGTTGGGCACTCAAGGtcagagccagcagcagagaGTCCCACTGCCACACTCTACAGAGCAGAGAACgaaatgcagaagagaaagggaCTCGAGCAGTATGGAGTCAGGGCCAGGAGGCTCTGCCCCAAGTGCAGCAAAGCCACCTGTGTGGATGGGAGTGAAGACACCTGGACTTCAGCTTCAGTTGCAACTGCAGCGCCAGGCACAGGAGGAGACGAGGCAGTGGGAAAGAAGCATCTATCTGGGGAAGGGGCCAAAAGGGAGCAAGGTCAGAATCAAATTGCTGATGCTGCCCAGCAGCCAGAGGGGCGCCGTGTCTACCGCTACCTGATAACAATCAGTACAGTCAAGCACAGGACGCTTCTGTTCCAGCAGGCCCCTACCAGGACCccgctgtcacaaacacagtGGCTGCCCAAATGTGAATCAGAAACAGACAGGAGCCCAGCACCATCTTTGCCAAGCTGCTGCTATGGTTGTCTCACCCCTATCCTCCTTTCCCTACAGAGGGCATGGGCCAAGCTCCTAAGTGCAGGGAAAGCCCTATGTTCCAAGATAAGGAAGAAGTGA